The Pelotomaculum isophthalicicum JI genome has a segment encoding these proteins:
- the glmS gene encoding glutamine--fructose-6-phosphate transaminase (isomerizing), protein MCGIVGYIGSKEAVSVLVGGLEKLEYRGYDSAGVAIPGEDGIEVIKKEGRLTVLKDRLNGQSYSANVGIGHTRWATHGKPSDENAHPHTDCTGKFAVVHNGIIENYLNLKDWLQWQGHTFASQTDTEVLPHLIEHFYDGDLVEAVLKAVSKLEGSYAMVVVSSHEPNKLVAVRQDSPLVIGLGDGEYFLASDIPAFLNYTRHTYVLNDGEVAVLETGQINIMDKNCNPVNKDVFEVNWEAKQAEKSGYDHFMLKEIFEQPKAIRDTIRGRITADNSEVVLEEVKMTPEEIKGLKKIFISACGTAYHAGIVGKYVIEKLARIPVEVDIASEFRYRHPIIEPGTLVIIISQSGETADTLAALREARRQGARVVAVTNVVGSSVSREADDVIYTWAGPEIAVASTKAYTTQLLSMFLLAVRLATVRGEMKPEEAKEIINEMKMLDTKAQAILDNSVEMREYARELARSKCVFFLGRGLDYAVAMEGSLKLKEISYIHAEAYAAGELKHGTLALIEEDVPVVALTTQDDLFDKMVSNIQEVNARGAAVLALATDGRTEVEKVAGRTSYIPKTHPVLAPVLAVIPLQLLAYHTAVERGCDVDKPRNLAKSVTVE, encoded by the coding sequence ATGTGTGGTATCGTCGGATATATCGGTTCGAAAGAGGCCGTTTCCGTTTTAGTCGGCGGTTTGGAAAAGTTAGAATACCGGGGCTATGATTCCGCCGGGGTGGCAATTCCCGGAGAAGACGGCATTGAAGTCATAAAAAAAGAGGGCAGGCTGACCGTTCTGAAGGATAGACTAAATGGACAAAGCTACAGCGCCAATGTAGGGATCGGACACACCCGCTGGGCGACACACGGGAAGCCTTCCGATGAAAACGCCCACCCCCATACCGACTGTACCGGAAAGTTCGCCGTCGTGCACAACGGTATTATTGAAAACTACCTGAACCTTAAGGATTGGCTGCAGTGGCAGGGGCATACCTTTGCCTCCCAAACTGACACCGAAGTGCTTCCCCACTTGATTGAGCATTTTTATGACGGCGACCTGGTGGAAGCAGTTTTGAAAGCGGTGTCAAAACTGGAGGGTTCTTACGCCATGGTAGTGGTTTCATCGCATGAACCAAATAAACTGGTGGCAGTGCGGCAGGACAGTCCCCTGGTTATAGGGTTGGGCGACGGGGAATATTTTCTGGCCTCCGACATACCCGCCTTCTTGAATTATACCCGCCACACATATGTTCTTAACGACGGAGAAGTGGCCGTACTGGAGACCGGGCAGATCAATATCATGGACAAAAACTGCAACCCAGTAAATAAAGATGTTTTTGAAGTGAATTGGGAAGCTAAGCAAGCCGAAAAGAGCGGCTACGACCACTTCATGCTAAAAGAAATTTTTGAGCAGCCCAAAGCAATCAGGGATACCATCCGCGGCCGCATCACGGCGGACAACTCAGAAGTGGTTCTGGAAGAGGTCAAAATGACCCCGGAAGAAATCAAGGGCTTGAAAAAAATCTTCATTTCCGCCTGCGGCACCGCCTACCATGCCGGTATAGTGGGCAAATACGTTATCGAAAAACTGGCGCGTATCCCCGTGGAGGTTGATATTGCCTCAGAATTTCGCTACCGCCACCCCATTATTGAGCCCGGCACACTGGTAATCATCATCAGCCAGTCCGGTGAAACCGCCGACACACTGGCCGCGCTGCGGGAGGCCAGACGGCAGGGAGCGCGGGTGGTCGCCGTAACCAACGTGGTAGGCAGTTCAGTATCCAGGGAAGCCGACGATGTTATCTATACCTGGGCCGGCCCCGAAATTGCCGTGGCGTCAACCAAGGCCTATACGACACAACTGCTGTCCATGTTCCTCCTGGCTGTGCGCCTGGCGACCGTGCGTGGCGAAATGAAGCCGGAAGAGGCTAAAGAGATAATAAATGAAATGAAGATGTTGGACACCAAAGCCCAGGCCATTCTGGACAACTCGGTGGAGATGCGGGAATATGCCAGGGAATTGGCGCGCAGCAAGTGCGTTTTCTTCTTGGGCAGGGGGCTGGACTACGCCGTGGCGATGGAAGGGTCCCTGAAGCTGAAGGAGATTTCATATATTCATGCCGAGGCCTATGCCGCCGGCGAACTGAAACACGGAACCCTGGCTCTGATTGAGGAGGATGTGCCGGTCGTGGCCTTAACCACCCAGGACGATCTTTTCGATAAGATGGTCAGCAACATCCAGGAAGTCAACGCCCGCGGCGCCGCTGTGCTGGCCCTCGCCACCGACGGTCGCACAGAAGTGGAGAAGGTGGCCGGCCGAACTTCTTACATCCCCAAGACCCACCCGGTCCTGGCCCCGGTTCTGGCCGTGATCCCCCTGCAGTTGCTGGCTTATCATACTGCGGTAGAGCGGGGATGCGACGTTGATAAGCCAAGGAACTTGGCAAAGAGTGTGACAGTGGAATAG
- the glmM gene encoding phosphoglucosamine mutase: MGKMFGTDGVRGVANHKLSPELAFKLGRAGAHILARDGAGNRMVIGKDTRISGDMLEAALVAGICSAGVDVIKLGVMPTPAIAYLTRDLKAAGGVVISASHNPVEDNGIKFFSASGYKLPDETEEAIEALVEEECADVPYPTGGDVGRSYQMDDAVDRYVKYVKDNFSTRLKGLRIVVDCANGAAFQVAPRVFSELGAAVLPIFNKPDGININDGCGSTHPEALMGAVVSTGADLGLAHDGDADRVLAVDAKGRLVDGDQIMVMCARHLKEKGLLAENTVVVTVMSNLGLHLALRESGIRVVETNVGDRYVLEELLRTGARFGGEQSGHIISLDHNTTGDGILTALQLLTVMKESGRPLDELASQMERFPQLLENVRVEDKSLVMNSEVLAGAVKELEQELGGKGRILVRPSGTEPLVRVMAEGKDMEQLKDIVGRLANLITKLK, translated from the coding sequence ATGGGGAAAATGTTTGGGACTGACGGGGTAAGAGGTGTGGCTAACCACAAACTTTCCCCGGAACTGGCTTTTAAGCTTGGCCGGGCAGGGGCGCATATTTTAGCCCGTGACGGCGCCGGCAACCGCATGGTGATTGGTAAGGATACCCGCATCTCCGGTGATATGCTGGAAGCCGCCCTGGTCGCGGGCATTTGCTCCGCCGGTGTTGATGTGATCAAACTGGGAGTAATGCCGACTCCCGCCATAGCCTATCTGACCCGTGATTTAAAGGCAGCGGGCGGAGTAGTTATCTCCGCTTCGCATAATCCGGTTGAAGACAACGGGATCAAGTTTTTCAGCGCCAGCGGCTATAAACTTCCGGATGAGACTGAGGAGGCCATTGAAGCCCTGGTCGAGGAGGAGTGTGCCGACGTTCCTTACCCTACGGGCGGCGATGTCGGCCGGTCGTATCAAATGGACGACGCTGTCGATCGTTACGTTAAATATGTTAAAGACAACTTCAGTACCAGGCTAAAAGGGTTAAGAATCGTGGTGGACTGTGCCAACGGAGCGGCTTTTCAGGTGGCTCCCCGGGTTTTCAGCGAATTAGGCGCGGCAGTCTTGCCTATTTTCAATAAGCCGGACGGGATCAACATAAATGACGGGTGCGGTTCGACTCACCCGGAAGCCTTGATGGGCGCCGTTGTGTCAACGGGAGCCGACCTCGGACTCGCGCATGACGGTGACGCCGACCGGGTGCTGGCGGTGGACGCCAAGGGCAGGCTGGTTGACGGTGACCAGATCATGGTTATGTGTGCCCGCCATTTGAAGGAAAAAGGCTTGCTGGCGGAGAATACTGTTGTCGTTACAGTCATGAGCAACCTCGGGCTGCACCTGGCGCTCCGGGAATCCGGAATCAGGGTGGTGGAGACCAATGTAGGCGACCGCTATGTCCTGGAAGAGCTGCTGCGCACCGGCGCGCGCTTTGGGGGAGAGCAGTCCGGCCATATCATATCTTTAGACCATAATACGACAGGCGACGGAATTCTCACCGCTTTGCAGCTCTTGACAGTGATGAAAGAGAGCGGCCGGCCGCTGGATGAACTGGCGTCCCAAATGGAGCGGTTTCCCCAGTTGCTCGAAAACGTGCGGGTTGAGGATAAGTCACTGGTGATGAACAGCGAAGTTCTGGCCGGGGCTGTCAAGGAACTTGAACAGGAACTTGGCGGGAAAGGACGTATCCTGGTCCGGCCTTCCGGCACTGAACCATTGGTGCGGGTGATGGCAGAGGGAAAGGATATGGAGCAGTTGAAAGATATTGTGGGCAGGTTGGCAAACTTGATCACGAAATTAAAATAA